TGGGCGCGCCGAGTAGATCCCCGGGTCGTACTCCAGCCCGGTGGAGAGGCCAAGGGCGCCGGCGTCGAGCTCGCGCTTGAGGAGGACGGCCATGCTGTCGACTTCGGCCTGTGTGGCCACGCGCTTGAAGTCGGCTCCCATCACCGCGTCGCGAATCGACCCGTGTCCCGCGTAGAAGGCGACGTTGGCCACCGTCCCCTTGCGCGCGAGCGAATCGAGCGCCGCGCCTAACGGCATCGGGTGCCCGCCGTCCTGGCCGCCGATGACCGTCGTGATCCCCTGGCTGATGACCGCCAGTCCATCGGGCGAATCGCCGAGCCCGGAGGCGTGATGGGAGTGCGTGTCGATGAAGCCCGGGGCGAGGACGAGTCCGCGCCCATCGATGATCGAGTCGCCGGGCGCGGGCCCCACTTCGGAACCAACGTCGGCGATGGTATCGCCGACGATGCGCACCGCACCGGCGCGCGCCGAGGCGCCGGTGCCATCGATCAGCATGACGTTGGTGATCGTGATGGCGGTCGCACCGGGGGTGGAATCGGGCGACTTGGCACAGGCCGCGAGCGCGGCCGACAGGGCGAGGACGGCGAGGGTAGGACGCACGGCGATCGGCGGGAACGGGACGTGGCGTGGCGCGACGACGCGCGCGACGGAGCGTGCGCGAGAAGGCGCGCGCAAGGAAACTGTCGCCGCGCCCCGCGCGACGCTACGCACGCAGGTCCCGGCGCACGGGCGCCCTTGCCGCTACGTGCCGGTGCCCCTACGCGCCGGTACCCCTAACCGTCGCTGCTCCTACCCGCCGGCGATCGCCCCGACGACGAGGTACGGTTCGGTGCCGGCCGCCACCGGCGCCGGCAGCTCGGTGTCCGGCGACTCGTGCGACAGGTCTTCCTCGCAGGCGAAGAAGCGGAGAAAGGGGCGACGCTGCTTGGTGACGTGGTCGCGTATCGTCCCGCGCAGCACCGGATAGCGCGCTTCCAGCGCATCGAGCACCGATCGCTGCGTCACCGTCCCCGTGACCTCGACCGTCACCTCATCGCCGACCTTGGCGAGGGTGCGGAGGTGGTAGGGGACGACGACGCGGATGGTCGAGCCGCTCACGGGAGCGTCTGCACCTCGACCGAGAGGACCGACGGGAGGTTGCTGGCGATCGCCGACCAGTGATCGCCGCCGTCGGGCGACATGTACACCTGCCCGCCGGTCGTCCCGAAGTACACGCCGCACGGGTCGAGGCGGTCGATGCTCATCGCATCGCGCAGGATGTTGACGTAGCAGTGCTCCTGCGGGAGCCCGTTGGTGAGCGCTTCCCACTCGGTGCCGCCGGTGCGGCTGCGATAGACGCGCAACTTTGCATCTGGCGGATAGTGCTCGCTGTCGCTCTTGATGGGGACGACGTAGACCGTCTCCGGGTCGTGCGCGTGCACCTGCACGGGGAAGCCGAAGTCGCTCGGCAGGTTGCCGCTGATGAGCTGCCACGAGTCGGCGCCGTCGTCGCTCCGCATCACGTTCCAGTGCAGCTGCATGTAGAGCCGGTCGGGGTTGGCCGGGTTCATGGAGAGGTTGTGCACGCAGAAGCCGACTTCGGCGTTGGGATCGGGGATGTACTTGGAGGTGAGCCCCTTGTTGGCCGGCGCCCACGTCTCGCCGCCGTCGTCGGTGCGAAAGACCCCCGCCGAGGAGATGGCGATCCACATGCGCTTGGGGTTGGTCGGGTGCTGGACGATCGTGTGCAGCCCCATGCCGCCGGCGCCGGGCATCCAGTGCGCCCCCGAGCC
Above is a window of Gemmatimonadota bacterium DNA encoding:
- a CDS encoding MoaD/ThiS family protein, which translates into the protein MRVVVPYHLRTLAKVGDEVTVEVTGTVTQRSVLDALEARYPVLRGTIRDHVTKQRRPFLRFFACEEDLSHESPDTELPAPVAAGTEPYLVVGAIAGG
- a CDS encoding exo-alpha-sialidase → MSGVRVLVGTKKGAFILESDETRDQWSVTGPHFGGWEIYHLKGSPVDPNRIYVSQSTGWFGQIIQRSSDGGKTWETMGNQFTYDGVPGTHQWYDGTPHPWEFKRVWHLEPSLHDADTVYAGVEDAALFRSTDGGQSWTELSGLRKHGSGAHWMPGAGGMGLHTIVQHPTNPKRMWIAISSAGVFRTDDGGETWAPANKGLTSKYIPDPNAEVGFCVHNLSMNPANPDRLYMQLHWNVMRSDDGADSWQLISGNLPSDFGFPVQVHAHDPETVYVVPIKSDSEHYPPDAKLRVYRSRTGGTEWEALTNGLPQEHCYVNILRDAMSIDRLDPCGVYFGTTGGQVYMSPDGGDHWSAIASNLPSVLSVEVQTLP